A single genomic interval of Pseudochaenichthys georgianus chromosome 3, fPseGeo1.2, whole genome shotgun sequence harbors:
- the mfap1 gene encoding microfibrillar-associated protein 1 — MSSRETHDMKLPPIQSTAGAVPVRNEKGELSMEKVKVKRYVSGKRPDYAPMESSDEEEEDFQFVKKGKEAEAEAELEEEDVSDPRLKRLLNRVSEDVEERLARHRQIAEPEVVAESSEDSDEGTWHPEREESSEEEEEEEEEVDDEEIERRRQMMRQRATERKSDDVEVLEVEEEGKSGAESESESEYEEYTDSEDEAEPRLKPVFIRKKDRVTVAEREVEELRQKELEVDAKKQVEERRRYTLKIVEEEAKKEFEENRRTLAALEGLDTDGENEEEEYEGWKVRELKRIKRDREAREVMEKEKAEIERFHNLTEEERRAELRNSGKQVTNKASKGKYKFLQKYYHRGAFFMDEEEHVYKRDFSAPTLEDHFNKTILPKVMQVKNFGRSGRTKYTHLVDQDTTSFDSAWAQESAQNSKFFKQKAAGVRDVFDRPTVKKRKT, encoded by the exons GTGAGCTGTCCATGGAGAAGGTGAAGGTGAAGAGGTACGTGTCGGGTAAACGTCCTGACTATGCGCCAATGGAGTCTTCGGATGAGGAAGAAGAGGACTTTCAGTTTGTTAAGAAGGGAAAGGAAGCAGAGGCTGAGGCGGAGCTGGAGGAAGAGGATGTCTCCGACCCACGTCTCAAACGCTTGCTCAACCGTGTGTCTGAGGACGTGGAGGAGAG ACTCGCTAGACACAGACAGATCGCAGAGCCTGAAGTTGTGGCCGAGAGCAGCGAGGACTCTGATGAAGGCACATGGCACCCTGAGCGGGAGGAGAGTagcgaggaagaagaggaggaagaggaagaagtgGATGATGAA GAAATTGAGAGGAGGCGACAGATGATGCGACAGCGCGCCACTGAACGGAAGAGTGACGACGTAGAGGTGCTGGAGGTAGAGGAGGAAGGGAAGTCGGGGGCTGAGTCAGAGTCCGAGTCTGAATACGAAGAGTACACAGACAGCGAGGATGAAGCCGAGCCACGACTCAAACCTGTCTTCATTCGCAA GAAGGACAGAGTGACGGTGGCGGAGCGGGAGGTCGAGGAGCTGAGGCAGAAAGAGCTGGAGGTCGATGCCAAGAAGCAGGTGGAGGAGCGGCGGCGCTACACCCTCAAGATCGTGGAGGAGGAGGCAAAGAAGGAATTTGAGGAGAACCGACGCACGCTGGCTGCTTTGGAAGGTCTGGACACTGACGGAGAAAACGAGGAGGAGGAGTACGAAGGCTGGAAAGTCCGAGAGCTGAAACGCATCAAGAGGGACCGAGAGGCCCGAGAAGT CATGGAGAAAGAGAAGGCCGAAATCGAGAGATTCCACAACCTGACGGAGGAGGAGCGGCGGGCCGAGCTGCGCAACAGCGGCAAGCAAGTCACCAACAAAGCCAGCAAAGGAAAATACAAGTTCCTGCAGAAGTACTACCACAGAGGAGCCTTCTTCATG GATGAGGAGGAGCACGTGTACAAGAGAGATTTCAGCGCGCCTACTCTGGAGGATCACTTCAACAAAACCATCCTCCCCAAAGTCATGCAG GTCAAGAACTTTGGTCGCTCTGGACGCACCAAGTACACCCACCTGGTGGACCAGGACACGACGTCCTTCGACTCGGCCTGGGCCCAGGAGAGCGCTCAGAACAGCAAGTTCTTCAAGCAGAAGGCGGCCGGCGTGAGGGATGTGTTCGACCGGCCCACAGTGAAGAAGAGGAAGACCTAA